A region of Bradyrhizobium sp. SZCCHNS1050 DNA encodes the following proteins:
- the glyS gene encoding glycine--tRNA ligase subunit beta — MPDLLLELFSEEIPARMQAKAADDLRRMVTDKLVAEGLVYEGAKAFATPRRLALTVHGIPARQADLKEERKGPRVGGADAAIQGFLKATGLSSIEEATIQRDPKKGDFYVALIEKPGRATLDVLAEMLPVIVRTFPWPKSMRWGKRSERPGALNWVRPLHAITATFGLETEEPDVVSFAVDGIEAGQTTFGHRFMSPSPISVRRFEDYEAKLLDAKVVLDPDRRKDTIVTDAKQLAFAQGFELVEDPVLLDEVAGLVEWPVVLMGSFDPDYLKVPGEVIRATIRNNQKCFVVRDPKTGGLAPKFILTANIEATDSGKTIIAGNERVIRARLSDAKFFYETDLKTKLEDRLPKFEQIVFHEKLGTQAARIARIEKLAAEIAPLVGADVAKTARAAKLAKADLLTEVVGEFPEVQGLMGKYYALAQGEDASVAAACEEHYKPQGPGDRVPTDKVAVAVALADKLDTLVGFWAIDEKPTGSKDPYALRRAALGVIRLVLESDLRISIGTLVSPLFEKIDLANIMRDIQARDEASKKLGITVGAIASGGHRSEVSFGGRFLDERAVNLLSFFADRLKVQLREQGARHDLVDAVFALGGQDDLLMVVRRVEALGKFLDSDDGKNLLAGTKRASNILAIEEKKDKRKFDGAPDAALYRLDEEKALAKAIGEVAAEAGAAVAKEDFAAAMRAMAKLRPAVDAFFDKVKVNDDDPKIRENRLRLLNEIRSATRAVADFSKIEG, encoded by the coding sequence ATGCCTGATCTTCTCCTCGAACTGTTCTCCGAAGAAATTCCCGCGCGCATGCAGGCCAAGGCGGCCGATGATCTGCGCCGCATGGTGACCGACAAGCTCGTCGCCGAGGGCCTCGTCTATGAGGGGGCCAAGGCGTTCGCGACGCCGCGGCGGCTGGCGCTGACCGTGCACGGCATCCCGGCGCGGCAGGCCGACCTGAAGGAGGAGCGCAAGGGTCCGCGCGTCGGCGGCGCCGATGCCGCGATCCAAGGCTTCCTCAAGGCCACCGGCCTGTCCTCGATCGAGGAGGCCACGATCCAGCGCGATCCGAAGAAGGGCGACTTCTACGTCGCGCTGATCGAGAAGCCCGGCCGCGCCACGCTCGACGTGCTCGCCGAGATGCTGCCGGTGATCGTCAGGACCTTCCCCTGGCCGAAATCGATGCGCTGGGGCAAGCGCTCGGAGCGACCGGGCGCGCTCAACTGGGTGCGGCCGCTGCACGCGATCACTGCCACGTTCGGCCTGGAGACCGAGGAGCCGGACGTCGTCAGCTTCGCCGTCGACGGTATCGAGGCGGGCCAGACAACATTCGGCCACCGCTTCATGTCGCCGTCGCCGATTTCGGTGCGCCGCTTCGAGGACTATGAGGCCAAGCTGCTCGACGCCAAGGTCGTGCTCGATCCTGACCGCCGCAAGGACACCATCGTCACCGACGCCAAGCAGCTTGCGTTCGCGCAAGGGTTCGAGCTGGTCGAGGACCCCGTGCTGCTCGACGAGGTCGCGGGCCTGGTCGAATGGCCTGTCGTGCTGATGGGCTCGTTCGATCCGGACTACCTCAAGGTGCCCGGCGAGGTGATCCGCGCCACCATCCGCAACAACCAGAAATGCTTCGTGGTGCGCGACCCCAAGACGGGAGGTCTGGCGCCGAAATTCATCCTGACCGCCAACATCGAGGCCACCGACAGCGGCAAGACGATCATTGCCGGCAACGAGCGCGTCATCCGCGCGCGGCTGTCGGACGCGAAGTTCTTCTACGAGACGGACCTGAAGACGAAGCTCGAGGACCGGCTGCCGAAGTTCGAGCAGATCGTGTTCCACGAGAAGCTCGGGACCCAGGCCGCGCGCATCGCGCGCATCGAGAAGCTCGCCGCCGAGATCGCGCCGCTGGTCGGCGCTGATGTCGCGAAGACCGCGCGTGCCGCGAAGCTCGCCAAGGCCGACCTGCTGACCGAGGTCGTCGGCGAGTTTCCGGAAGTGCAGGGGCTGATGGGCAAGTACTACGCGCTGGCCCAGGGCGAGGACGCCTCTGTCGCCGCTGCCTGCGAGGAGCACTACAAGCCGCAGGGGCCGGGTGATCGCGTGCCGACGGATAAGGTCGCGGTCGCGGTGGCGCTGGCCGACAAGCTCGACACGCTGGTGGGCTTCTGGGCGATCGATGAGAAGCCGACGGGCTCGAAGGATCCGTATGCGCTGCGCCGTGCGGCGCTGGGCGTGATCAGGCTAGTCTTGGAAAGCGATCTTCGCATATCCATTGGTACTCTTGTTAGTCCGCTTTTTGAGAAGATAGATCTCGCCAATATCATGCGGGATATACAGGCTCGAGACGAGGCCTCAAAAAAACTTGGTATCACCGTTGGAGCGATTGCTAGCGGCGGACACCGCAGTGAGGTTTCTTTCGGTGGGCGCTTCTTGGATGAAAGGGCCGTTAACCTCCTCTCCTTCTTCGCCGACCGCCTCAAGGTGCAGCTGCGCGAGCAGGGCGCCCGCCACGATCTCGTCGATGCCGTGTTCGCGCTCGGCGGCCAGGACGATCTCTTGATGGTCGTGCGCCGCGTCGAGGCGCTCGGAAAATTCCTCGACAGCGACGACGGCAAGAACCTGCTTGCCGGCACCAAGCGCGCGTCCAATATCCTCGCGATCGAGGAGAAGAAGGACAAGCGCAAGTTCGACGGCGCGCCGGATGCTGCGCTGTACAGGCTCGACGAGGAGAAGGCGCTGGCGAAGGCGATCGGCGAGGTTGCGGCGGAAGCGGGCGCTGCCGTCGCCAAGGAGGACTTCGCCGCCGCGATGCGCGCGATGGCGAAGCTGCGCCCGGCGGTGGATGCCTTCTTCGACAAGGTGAAGGTCAACGACGACGATCCAAAGATCCGCGAAAACCGGCTCAGGCTGCTGAACGAAATCCGCAGCGCCACGCGCGCGGTCGCGGACTTCTCCAAGATCGAGGGCTGA
- a CDS encoding class I SAM-dependent methyltransferase: MDRPTLAAYDREAAAFAADWHAQPASADLHDIVRRFFVSGGRTADIGCGSGREVGWLNANGYPAEGFDASEGLLAEARTRYPNASFTHAELPALANIADASFDNVLCETVLMHLDRSDVVPSVRRMRAITKPGGVLYLSWRVTEQADQRDAHGRLYAVVDLATIRALFAADTSLLDEEVVSASSGKVIHRLVVKTAA; this comes from the coding sequence GTGGACCGGCCGACGCTCGCTGCCTATGACCGTGAGGCGGCGGCGTTCGCGGCCGACTGGCATGCGCAGCCGGCGTCGGCCGATCTCCACGACATCGTCAGGCGCTTCTTCGTGTCCGGTGGCCGCACCGCGGACATCGGCTGCGGCAGCGGCCGCGAGGTCGGCTGGCTCAATGCCAACGGGTATCCTGCGGAAGGTTTCGACGCGTCGGAGGGACTGCTGGCTGAAGCGCGCACGCGCTATCCGAACGCGTCGTTCACGCATGCCGAACTGCCCGCTCTCGCCAATATCGCGGATGCAAGCTTCGACAACGTGCTGTGCGAGACCGTGCTGATGCATCTCGATCGCAGCGACGTGGTGCCGTCGGTGCGGCGGATGCGCGCGATCACGAAGCCCGGTGGCGTCCTGTATCTGAGCTGGCGGGTGACGGAGCAGGCCGATCAGCGCGATGCCCACGGCCGGCTCTATGCGGTGGTCGACCTCGCAACCATCCGCGCACTCTTCGCAGCTGACACGAGCCTGCTCGATGAGGAGGTGGTCAGTGCCTCCTCGGGCAAGGTCATCCATCGCCTGGTGGTGAAGACGGCTGCCTGA
- a CDS encoding DUF1236 domain-containing protein: MRTHLTLAALVAALVIPAAAQAQSYTTGVGRSVVVEEDAPVITVERRPEFREYVVRERVPNYVIPDRVVVGTVLPESGVTYYDVPQRFGATPYRYTVVNGETVLVEPRSRRIIQVVE; this comes from the coding sequence ATGCGAACCCATCTCACCCTTGCCGCCCTCGTGGCCGCACTCGTGATTCCGGCGGCCGCACAGGCGCAATCCTACACCACGGGCGTCGGCCGCAGCGTCGTGGTCGAGGAGGACGCTCCAGTGATCACGGTCGAGCGACGGCCGGAGTTTCGCGAATATGTCGTCCGCGAGCGTGTTCCCAACTATGTGATCCCCGATCGCGTCGTTGTTGGCACCGTGCTGCCAGAGTCCGGTGTTACATATTACGACGTCCCGCAGCGCTTCGGTGCGACACCTTACCGTTACACCGTGGTCAACGGCGAAACTGTTCTGGTCGAACCGCGATCCCGGCGGATCATTCAGGTTGTTGAGTAG
- a CDS encoding DUF3096 domain-containing protein, with the protein MTLTVAHISPIMSVIAGVLILIMPRLLNLIVAIFLILNGLIGMGLLKWLHF; encoded by the coding sequence ATGACCCTGACCGTTGCCCATATCTCGCCGATCATGTCCGTGATCGCCGGCGTCCTGATCCTGATCATGCCGCGCCTCTTGAACCTGATCGTCGCGATCTTCCTCATCCTGAACGGCCTGATCGGCATGGGCCTGCTGAAGTGGCTCCACTTCTAG
- the ppdK gene encoding pyruvate, phosphate dikinase produces the protein MAKAVAKSKKVTAKSKPSKPGKAKTAALAPPRKALKTASKPVAKAPAKVAPRSAPKAPVKTAPKKPAKTAAKPVAKAAKASAAKAPAKSAVTAIKPNKWVYTFGDGKAEGKAGLRDLLGGKGANLAEMANLGLPVPPGFTIPTSVCTYFYANDKTYPKELQSQVDKALDYIGKLTGKKFGDPENPLLVSVRSGARASMPGMMDTVLNLGLNDQTVEALAQLSGDRRFAFDSYRRFITMYSDVVLGFEHHHFEDILDSFKDTQGYQLDTDLSSEDWEMLVGKYKDAVAHETGKDFPQDPHDQLWGAIGAVFSSWMNARAVTYRKLHDIPESWGTAVNVQAMVFGNMGDTSATGVAFTRNPSTGESKLYGEFLINAQGEDVVAGIRTPQDITEDARVESGSDKPSMEVAMPDAFKELTRIYTLLEKHYRDMQDMEFTVERGKLWMLQTRSGKRTAKAALRIAVELANEGLISENDAVLRVDPASLDQLLHPTIDPAAKRDVVATGLPASPGAASGEIVFSSDEATKLQADGRKVILVRIETSPEDIHGMHAAEGILTTRGGMTSHAAVVARGMGKPCVSGCGTIRVDYGRGTMSIGGRTFKTGDVITIDGSVGQVLAGRMPMIEPELSGEFGTLMGWADAVRETGVRVNADTPEDARTAIKFGAEGIGLCRTEHMFFEETRIRTVREMILSEDEQERRAALAKLLPMQRADFVELFEIMKGLPVTIRLLDPPLHEFLPHTQAEVEEVARAMNTDPRRLADRARELSEFNPMLGFRGCRLAIAYPEIAEMQARAIFEAAVEAEKRTGEAVGLEVMVPLIATKAEFDLVKARIDAMAQAVIRETGAKLEYQVGTMIELPRAALMAGQIAEAAEFFSFGTNDLTQTTYGISRDDAGSFLGAYVAKGILEIDPFISIDREGVGELVKIGVERGRATRPNLKVGICGEHGGDPASVAFCHKVGMNYVSCSPYRVPIARLAAAQSALGKEIASQA, from the coding sequence ATGGCCAAAGCGGTAGCGAAGTCTAAGAAAGTTACAGCGAAATCAAAGCCTTCCAAGCCCGGCAAGGCCAAGACCGCAGCACTCGCTCCACCGCGCAAGGCGCTCAAGACGGCGTCGAAGCCCGTGGCCAAGGCCCCGGCCAAGGTCGCGCCCAGGTCTGCACCGAAAGCGCCAGTGAAAACCGCTCCGAAGAAGCCGGCCAAAACGGCTGCCAAGCCGGTCGCCAAGGCCGCGAAGGCGTCGGCTGCCAAGGCCCCGGCCAAGAGCGCGGTCACCGCGATCAAGCCGAACAAGTGGGTCTACACCTTCGGTGACGGCAAGGCCGAAGGTAAGGCCGGCCTGCGCGACCTGCTCGGCGGCAAGGGCGCCAATCTGGCCGAGATGGCCAATCTCGGCCTGCCGGTGCCTCCGGGCTTCACCATCCCGACCTCGGTCTGCACCTACTTCTACGCCAACGACAAGACCTACCCGAAGGAGCTGCAGTCGCAGGTCGACAAGGCGCTCGACTACATCGGCAAATTGACCGGCAAGAAATTCGGCGATCCGGAGAACCCGCTGCTGGTCTCGGTGCGCTCCGGCGCCCGCGCCTCGATGCCGGGCATGATGGACACCGTGCTCAATCTCGGCCTCAACGACCAGACGGTGGAAGCGCTGGCACAGCTGTCCGGCGACCGCCGCTTCGCCTTCGACAGCTATCGCCGTTTCATCACGATGTATTCGGATGTCGTGCTCGGCTTCGAGCACCATCATTTCGAGGACATCCTCGACAGCTTCAAGGACACCCAGGGCTATCAGCTCGACACCGACCTGAGCTCCGAGGATTGGGAGATGCTGGTCGGCAAGTACAAGGACGCCGTCGCCCACGAGACCGGCAAGGACTTCCCGCAGGACCCGCACGACCAGCTTTGGGGTGCCATCGGCGCGGTGTTCTCATCCTGGATGAACGCGCGCGCGGTGACCTATCGCAAGCTGCACGACATCCCGGAATCCTGGGGCACCGCCGTCAACGTCCAGGCCATGGTGTTCGGCAACATGGGCGACACCTCGGCCACCGGCGTCGCCTTCACCCGCAATCCCTCGACCGGCGAGAGCAAGCTCTACGGCGAGTTCCTGATCAACGCGCAGGGCGAGGACGTCGTCGCCGGCATCCGCACCCCGCAGGACATCACCGAGGACGCCCGCGTCGAGTCCGGCTCCGACAAGCCGTCGATGGAAGTCGCGATGCCCGACGCGTTCAAGGAGCTGACGCGGATCTACACGCTGCTCGAGAAGCACTACCGTGACATGCAGGACATGGAGTTCACGGTCGAGCGCGGCAAGCTGTGGATGCTGCAGACCCGCAGCGGCAAGCGCACCGCCAAGGCGGCGCTGCGCATCGCGGTCGAACTCGCCAATGAGGGCCTGATTTCGGAGAACGACGCCGTGCTCCGCGTCGACCCGGCCTCGCTCGATCAGCTCCTGCACCCGACCATCGATCCCGCCGCCAAGCGCGACGTGGTCGCGACCGGCCTGCCGGCCTCGCCCGGTGCGGCATCGGGCGAGATCGTGTTCTCCTCGGACGAGGCCACCAAGCTGCAGGCCGACGGTCGCAAGGTCATCCTGGTCCGTATCGAGACTTCGCCGGAGGACATCCACGGCATGCATGCTGCCGAGGGCATCCTGACCACGCGCGGCGGCATGACCTCGCACGCCGCCGTCGTCGCGCGCGGCATGGGCAAGCCCTGCGTCTCCGGCTGCGGCACCATCCGCGTCGACTACGGCCGCGGCACGATGAGCATCGGCGGGCGCACCTTCAAGACCGGCGACGTGATCACCATCGACGGCTCGGTCGGCCAGGTGCTCGCGGGCCGCATGCCGATGATCGAGCCGGAGCTGTCCGGCGAGTTCGGCACCCTGATGGGCTGGGCGGACGCCGTGCGCGAGACCGGCGTGCGCGTCAACGCCGACACGCCGGAGGATGCGCGCACCGCCATCAAGTTCGGCGCCGAGGGCATCGGCCTGTGCCGCACCGAGCACATGTTCTTCGAGGAGACCCGCATCCGCACGGTGCGCGAGATGATTCTCTCCGAGGATGAGCAGGAGCGTCGCGCCGCGCTCGCCAAGCTCTTGCCGATGCAGCGCGCCGACTTCGTCGAGCTGTTCGAGATCATGAAGGGGCTTCCCGTCACGATCCGTCTGCTCGATCCGCCGCTGCACGAGTTCCTGCCGCACACCCAGGCCGAGGTCGAGGAAGTCGCCCGCGCGATGAACACCGATCCGCGCCGCCTGGCCGATCGCGCTCGCGAGCTGTCGGAGTTCAACCCGATGCTCGGCTTCCGCGGCTGCCGTCTGGCGATCGCCTATCCGGAGATCGCCGAGATGCAGGCGCGCGCGATCTTCGAGGCCGCGGTCGAGGCCGAGAAGCGCACCGGCGAGGCCGTCGGCCTCGAGGTTATGGTGCCGCTGATCGCGACCAAGGCCGAGTTCGACCTGGTCAAGGCGCGCATCGACGCGATGGCGCAGGCCGTGATCCGCGAGACCGGCGCCAAGCTGGAGTATCAGGTCGGCACCATGATCGAGCTGCCGCGCGCAGCCCTGATGGCCGGCCAGATCGCCGAGGCCGCCGAGTTCTTCTCGTTCGGCACCAACGACCTGACGCAGACGACCTACGGCATCAGCCGCGACGACGCCGGCAGCTTCCTCGGCGCCTACGTCGCCAAGGGCATCCTCGAGATCGATCCGTTCATCTCGATCGACCGCGAGGGCGTCGGCGAGCTGGTCAAGATCGGCGTCGAGCGCGGCCGCGCCACGCGACCCAACCTCAAGGTCGGCATCTGCGGCGAGCATGGCGGCGATCCCGCCTCGGTGGCGTTCTGCCACAAGGTCGGCATGAACTACGTGTCGTGCTCGCCCTACCGCGTGCCGATCGCCCGCCTGGCCGCTGCGCAGTCCGCGCTCGGCAAGGAGATCGCGAGCCAGGCCTGA
- a CDS encoding cell wall hydrolase — protein MLVLRPDPKGARFASFGLGLCVFALMPTETGYQDIASLLARQPGVAERWQKRVFSAAASIQLATYSFGRPIGTSAPQAVSIRLASLDGRDLDITGSTPRNPALQVPPRYQASDFPKVDRTLKGDRLVVRPPTPSAQPTESAAPVEPAPSEPAPTPSTQPDSNSSVFGAKTTEAPAQEPLPQRSALDPELQEALSAPPLVQYDAAKSEIQPSGELKPAADQIRVDGAVSYDGLTIKTSNLYFGTSSLGGAAGTMETWLPGEAPLIVMPDPDLKPMAVLSHPADDAAKAGDGGESIAPKGEVNADNQRDRTPAERLGLTDEKARFKSEKCLAEAVYFESRGEAVRGQMAVAQVVLNRAFSGYYPTTVCGVVYQNKYRHFACQFTFACDNNPDVIREPEMWDRARKIAKAMLDGLIWLPEVGKSTHYHAYWVRPSWVAEMKRMYKFGVHTFYRPKKWGDGSDAPSWGTPQQTAAISAELTEAAKSEAESNPNWTRR, from the coding sequence ATGTTAGTTCTGCGTCCCGATCCGAAGGGCGCGCGATTTGCGTCCTTCGGACTCGGTCTCTGCGTCTTCGCTCTGATGCCGACAGAGACCGGGTATCAAGACATCGCCTCTCTGCTCGCCCGCCAGCCGGGCGTCGCCGAACGCTGGCAGAAGCGTGTGTTCTCGGCTGCGGCCTCCATTCAGCTCGCCACCTATAGTTTCGGTCGTCCGATCGGAACCTCGGCGCCGCAGGCGGTGAGCATCCGCCTCGCAAGCCTCGATGGGCGCGATCTCGACATCACCGGATCGACGCCGCGCAATCCGGCGCTGCAGGTTCCGCCGCGCTATCAGGCCTCCGATTTTCCCAAGGTCGATCGCACGCTGAAGGGCGATCGTCTCGTCGTGCGTCCCCCGACGCCGTCGGCGCAGCCGACCGAATCGGCCGCGCCCGTCGAGCCCGCGCCCTCCGAGCCCGCACCCACGCCATCGACACAACCGGATTCGAATTCCTCGGTGTTCGGCGCCAAGACGACGGAAGCGCCGGCGCAGGAGCCGCTCCCGCAGCGTTCTGCACTCGATCCCGAATTGCAGGAGGCGCTGAGCGCGCCGCCGCTTGTGCAGTACGACGCGGCGAAGTCCGAGATCCAGCCATCGGGCGAACTGAAGCCTGCAGCCGATCAAATCCGGGTGGACGGCGCCGTCAGCTATGACGGCCTCACCATCAAGACGTCCAACCTCTATTTCGGCACGTCGTCGCTGGGCGGTGCTGCCGGCACCATGGAGACATGGCTGCCGGGCGAGGCGCCACTGATCGTGATGCCGGATCCGGACCTCAAGCCGATGGCGGTGCTGTCACATCCGGCCGACGATGCTGCCAAGGCCGGCGATGGCGGCGAGAGCATCGCGCCGAAGGGCGAGGTCAATGCCGACAATCAGCGCGACAGGACTCCGGCCGAACGGTTGGGGCTCACGGACGAGAAGGCGCGCTTCAAGTCCGAGAAGTGTCTTGCCGAAGCAGTCTATTTCGAATCCCGCGGCGAGGCGGTGCGCGGCCAGATGGCCGTGGCGCAGGTCGTGCTGAACCGAGCGTTCTCCGGCTATTATCCGACGACGGTGTGCGGCGTCGTCTACCAGAACAAATACCGCCACTTCGCCTGCCAGTTCACCTTCGCCTGCGACAACAATCCGGATGTGATCCGCGAGCCCGAGATGTGGGATCGCGCCAGGAAGATCGCGAAGGCCATGCTGGACGGGCTGATCTGGCTGCCGGAGGTGGGCAAGTCGACCCACTATCATGCCTATTGGGTGCGGCCGTCCTGGGTCGCCGAGATGAAGCGCATGTACAAGTTCGGCGTTCACACCTTCTACCGGCCGAAGAAATGGGGCGACGGCAGCGACGCGCCGAGCTGGGGCACGCCGCAGCAGACCGCGGCCATTTCGGCCGAGCTCACCGAGGCCGCCAAGAGCGAGGCCGAGAGCAATCCGAACTGGACGCGGCGCTAA
- a CDS encoding ABC transporter substrate-binding protein has product MGMFDRLLQSALSSAPRGPWLLGAPGSPTVALLLVLAAVPGLARAAEGEIRIGNTTPYSGPAAAYGSVSKVISAYFQKVNDEGGIRGRKITYISYDDGYNPQKTMELTRRLVEEDKVDVIFASVGTATSAAVRPYLNANRIPQLFVGSGASIWDQPRDYPWTMGAQPSYQIEAHIHAQYLLEQHAGGARIGVLYQDDEFGKDYLKGLKDGLGGKLPIVAEAAYAVTDADINQQIAKLKTAGANILVDVSTPKFTVLAIRRLAELGWRPEHIIPTVSDSVATVLQPAGLQNAEGLLSATILYEGGVQGGDPGFAEWSAFMDRYAPAISKNNSLGIVGYALANLMVAVLRNCGDDFSRDNIMRQARSLKGTPIPMLIPGIVANTSASDHAPIEQMQMKRFVDGHWERFGPVRSGIDPGAVSDSFKAIFRYASAKRDLASQLNANTVSLMTGSYGSTYSQMGADVASVLNDGINLRVMPVLGSGSVQAVADILMLKGVDVGIVRKDTLSYLERKDFASNIRNQLVYVTKMFNEEMHVLAPRSIRTMRELDGKTVAVDLPDGSTFVTAINVFERLAIKPHLLYIEPRIALEMLRKGEIDAMIAVDGKPVPWLSQITDANLHLVPVGYDKTLREDYLPSKLTADDYPNLISNSESVETIAAEAILASYNWQPGSDRDRRLSLLVESLFSRMSQLQRPPFHPKWQEMAPRAPVAGWTRFRAAQEWLDGTTRIPAATTATVRPSKPVAAAAPSPRIPVTAKPTAATPPDQARQTELYRRFLEWNATRR; this is encoded by the coding sequence ATGGGAATGTTTGATCGTCTGTTGCAATCGGCCTTGTCGTCGGCGCCCCGTGGTCCTTGGCTGCTTGGCGCGCCGGGTTCTCCGACCGTGGCGTTGCTCCTCGTGCTTGCCGCCGTGCCAGGCCTGGCGCGTGCTGCCGAGGGCGAGATCCGGATCGGCAATACGACGCCCTACAGCGGGCCGGCGGCCGCCTACGGCAGCGTGAGCAAGGTCATCTCCGCCTATTTCCAGAAGGTGAATGACGAGGGCGGGATCAGGGGCCGCAAGATCACCTACATCTCCTATGACGACGGCTATAATCCGCAGAAGACGATGGAGCTGACACGACGGCTGGTGGAGGAAGACAAGGTCGACGTCATCTTTGCGAGCGTTGGAACAGCGACCAGCGCGGCGGTGCGGCCTTATCTCAACGCGAACAGGATACCGCAATTGTTCGTCGGCTCCGGCGCCTCGATCTGGGATCAGCCTCGCGACTATCCTTGGACCATGGGAGCGCAACCCAGCTACCAGATTGAAGCTCATATTCACGCGCAATATCTGCTCGAGCAACATGCCGGTGGCGCGCGCATCGGTGTGCTTTATCAAGACGACGAGTTCGGCAAGGACTATCTGAAGGGTTTGAAGGACGGGCTCGGCGGCAAGCTGCCGATCGTCGCGGAAGCGGCTTACGCGGTCACCGATGCCGACATCAATCAGCAGATCGCGAAGCTGAAGACCGCCGGAGCCAACATCCTGGTCGACGTCAGCACCCCGAAATTCACGGTGCTCGCGATCCGCCGCCTCGCCGAGCTCGGCTGGAGACCCGAGCACATCATCCCCACGGTTTCGGATTCGGTTGCCACCGTGCTGCAGCCTGCAGGCCTGCAGAACGCGGAAGGACTGCTTTCCGCCACCATCCTGTACGAGGGCGGTGTGCAGGGCGGCGATCCCGGCTTCGCCGAGTGGTCCGCGTTCATGGATCGCTACGCGCCTGCAATCAGCAAGAACAACAGCTTGGGAATCGTGGGCTACGCGCTTGCCAACCTGATGGTTGCGGTCCTGCGCAATTGCGGCGACGACTTCTCCCGCGACAACATCATGAGGCAGGCGCGTTCCTTGAAGGGGACGCCAATTCCCATGTTGATTCCCGGGATCGTCGCCAATACCAGCGCCAGCGACCACGCGCCGATCGAGCAGATGCAGATGAAGCGTTTCGTCGATGGCCATTGGGAACGGTTTGGGCCGGTGCGCAGCGGAATCGACCCGGGTGCGGTCAGCGATTCCTTCAAGGCGATCTTCCGCTATGCCTCGGCCAAGCGCGATCTCGCGAGCCAGCTCAACGCCAATACGGTGAGCCTGATGACGGGCTCGTATGGCAGCACCTATTCCCAGATGGGCGCCGACGTCGCCTCGGTCCTCAATGACGGCATCAACCTGCGGGTCATGCCGGTCCTCGGCAGCGGCTCGGTTCAGGCGGTGGCCGACATCCTCATGCTCAAGGGCGTCGACGTGGGAATCGTGCGCAAGGACACGCTGTCCTATCTCGAACGCAAGGACTTCGCGAGCAACATCCGCAATCAGCTCGTCTACGTCACCAAGATGTTCAACGAGGAAATGCATGTTCTGGCACCGCGATCGATCCGCACCATGCGGGAGCTCGACGGCAAGACCGTTGCGGTCGACCTGCCGGACGGCAGCACCTTCGTGACCGCGATCAACGTGTTCGAGCGGCTCGCGATCAAGCCGCATCTGCTCTATATCGAGCCGCGCATCGCGCTCGAAATGTTGCGCAAGGGGGAGATCGACGCGATGATTGCGGTCGACGGCAAGCCGGTGCCCTGGCTCAGCCAGATCACGGATGCCAATCTGCATCTCGTCCCGGTCGGCTACGACAAGACCTTGCGCGAGGATTACCTTCCATCCAAGCTCACCGCGGACGACTACCCCAACCTGATCTCCAATTCCGAGTCGGTGGAAACGATCGCAGCAGAGGCAATCCTGGCGTCGTATAATTGGCAGCCGGGAAGCGACCGCGATCGCCGGCTGTCGCTGCTGGTCGAGTCGCTGTTCTCGCGCATGTCGCAGCTGCAGCGGCCTCCCTTCCATCCGAAATGGCAGGAGATGGCGCCGCGCGCGCCGGTCGCCGGCTGGACCAGGTTCCGGGCCGCGCAGGAATGGCTCGATGGGACGACACGGATTCCGGCGGCCACTACGGCCACCGTTAGACCGTCGAAGCCGGTCGCGGCCGCCGCACCGTCCCCGCGCATTCCTGTCACGGCAAAGCCGACGGCCGCAACGCCGCCGGACCAGGCGCGCCAGACCGAGTTGTATCGCCGCTTTCTCGAGTGGAATGCGACGCGTCGCTAG